Proteins found in one Campylobacter lari genomic segment:
- the speA gene encoding biosynthetic arginine decarboxylase, with amino-acid sequence MIDYGINIWGANNFIIENGKVCVNHGKKPAIIDIVNTLRDDGYKGPLLLRFPHLIHKQIEQIYEKFSKAKKEFNYKGSFNAVYPLKVNQYPGFVKNLVNLGKEYNYGLEAGSKAELLLAMAYNNEGAPITVNGFKDKELINMGFIACEMGHNITLTMEGLNELEAMIEIAKNRFKPKPNIGLRVRLHSAGVGIWAKSGGINSKFGLTSTELIEAVNLLKANKLLDQFTMIHFHLGSQITEIHPLKKALNEAGNIYTELRKMGAKNLKAINLGGGLAVEYSQFKNETSRNYTLSEYANDVVFILKSIAEHKKDLEPDIFIESGRFVAANHAVLVAPVLELFSQEYTESKLLLKDKNPKLIDELYDLYKNIKASNALEYLHDSIDHMESILTLFDLGYVDLQDRSNSEILVHLIMRKAISLVGDQADLSSLQNEVQEKYLVNFSVFQSLPDFWGLEQNFPIMPLDRLNKKPTRSASIWDITCDSDGEISYSKDNPLFLHDIDVEAEDYFLGFFLVGAYQEVLGMKHNLFTHPTEACISINEKGFEIESVLEAQSILDTLEDLDYDIHAIMDNINEKIYASKLVNENQKKHILGEIYLFLNDNGYLKSIGSK; translated from the coding sequence ATGATTGATTATGGTATTAATATTTGGGGTGCAAATAATTTTATCATCGAAAATGGCAAAGTATGTGTAAATCATGGTAAAAAACCTGCCATTATAGATATAGTAAATACTTTGCGTGATGATGGTTATAAGGGGCCATTGTTGCTTCGTTTTCCTCATTTAATCCATAAGCAAATTGAGCAAATTTATGAAAAATTTTCTAAAGCAAAAAAAGAATTTAACTACAAAGGTTCTTTTAACGCTGTATATCCTTTAAAAGTTAATCAATATCCAGGTTTTGTAAAAAATTTAGTTAATCTAGGCAAAGAATACAACTATGGCTTAGAAGCAGGAAGCAAGGCTGAGCTTTTACTAGCTATGGCTTATAATAATGAAGGCGCTCCTATAACAGTTAATGGTTTTAAAGATAAAGAACTTATAAATATGGGCTTTATAGCGTGTGAAATGGGTCACAATATCACTTTAACTATGGAAGGGCTTAATGAGCTTGAAGCAATGATTGAAATTGCTAAAAATCGTTTTAAACCAAAGCCAAATATAGGTTTAAGAGTGCGTTTGCATTCAGCTGGAGTAGGAATTTGGGCAAAAAGTGGTGGTATAAATTCAAAATTTGGTTTAACATCTACTGAGCTTATTGAAGCAGTAAATCTTTTAAAAGCCAATAAGCTTTTAGATCAATTTACTATGATACATTTTCATTTAGGCTCACAAATTACTGAAATTCATCCTTTAAAAAAAGCTCTAAATGAAGCGGGTAATATCTACACCGAACTTAGAAAAATGGGGGCAAAAAATTTAAAAGCTATTAATCTTGGTGGGGGTTTAGCAGTAGAATACTCTCAGTTTAAAAATGAAACAAGTAGAAATTACACCTTAAGTGAGTATGCAAACGATGTTGTGTTTATTTTAAAAAGTATTGCAGAACATAAAAAAGATTTAGAGCCTGATATTTTTATAGAAAGTGGGCGTTTTGTAGCAGCTAATCATGCTGTTTTAGTAGCGCCTGTTTTAGAGCTTTTTTCTCAAGAATACACAGAAAGTAAGCTTTTATTAAAAGATAAAAATCCAAAACTTATAGATGAACTTTATGATTTGTATAAAAACATTAAAGCCTCTAATGCACTTGAGTATTTACATGATAGTATCGATCATATGGAGAGTATTTTAACCTTGTTTGATTTGGGTTATGTAGATTTACAAGATCGCTCTAATAGTGAAATTTTAGTGCATTTGATTATGAGAAAAGCTATTTCTTTAGTGGGCGATCAAGCTGATTTATCGAGTTTGCAAAATGAAGTACAAGAAAAATATTTAGTGAATTTTTCAGTATTTCAGTCTTTGCCTGATTTTTGGGGTTTAGAGCAAAATTTCCCTATCATGCCACTTGATAGACTTAATAAAAAACCTACAAGAAGCGCAAGCATATGGGATATAACTTGCGATAGTGATGGAGAAATTTCTTATTCCAAAGATAATCCTTTATTTTTACACGATATTGATGTAGAAGCTGAAGATTATTTTTTAGGATTTTTCCTAGTGGGAGCTTATCAAGAAGTCCTTGGTATGAAGCATAATCTTTTTACACATCCAACTGAAGCTTGTATAAGTATCAATGAAAAGGGTTTTGAAATAGAAAGTGTGCTAGAGGCTCAATCTATTTTAGATACCTTAGAAGATCTTGACTATGATATTCATGCAATTATGGATAATATTAATGAAAAAATTTATGCTTCAAAACTTGTTAATGAAAATCAAAAAAAACATATTTTGGGTGAAATTTATTTATTCTTAAATGATAATGGATATTTAAAAAGCATAGGCTCTAAATGA
- a CDS encoding YggS family pyridoxal phosphate-dependent enzyme produces the protein MNLESIFEKTIKQNVRLIAASKYVQDEQIRELFKQGVVEFGENQVQALALKKEKLQDLEIKWHFIGNLQSNKINLLIKQNPLLWQSCNGLKSAKAVDKRLDYKLDTLLEINTANESSKSGIEQNKAIEEYLQIQEECKNLNLVGIMCIGSMNEEKVQESFEQTFKIYENLQKHGAKICSMGMSGDFELAIKCGSNMVRLGSILFK, from the coding sequence ATGAATTTAGAAAGTATTTTTGAAAAAACCATAAAACAAAATGTGCGTTTAATAGCAGCTAGCAAATATGTTCAAGATGAGCAAATTCGAGAGCTTTTTAAGCAAGGTGTTGTAGAGTTTGGAGAAAATCAAGTCCAAGCTTTAGCTTTAAAAAAAGAAAAACTTCAAGATTTAGAAATCAAATGGCATTTTATAGGCAATCTTCAAAGCAATAAAATCAATCTTTTAATCAAACAAAACCCATTACTTTGGCAATCTTGCAATGGCTTAAAAAGTGCCAAAGCTGTAGATAAAAGACTTGATTATAAATTAGATACTTTATTGGAAATTAATACAGCCAATGAAAGTTCTAAAAGTGGCATAGAGCAAAATAAGGCTATAGAAGAGTATTTGCAAATACAAGAAGAGTGTAAAAATTTAAATCTAGTAGGCATTATGTGTATAGGCTCTATGAACGAAGAAAAAGTTCAAGAAAGTTTTGAGCAAACTTTTAAAATCTATGAAAATTTACAAAAACACGGGGCAAAAATTTGCTCTATGGGCATGAGCGGGGATTTTGAGCTAGCTATAAAATGTGGCTCAAATATGGTACGTTTGGGGAGTATTTTATTTAAATAA
- the cysE gene encoding serine O-acetyltransferase, with product MSIFKLIKEDFSMPKQKDPAYRSWVELVFNYPGVWAVVNYRFAHFFYQKGFKKIARIISGISQFLTGVDLHPGAHLGRRIFIDHASGVVIGETSIIGDDVLIYQGVTLGGTSLDKNTKRHPTIEDGVIIGSGAKILGNITIGKNAKIGSNAVVLKDVEANLTAIGIPAYIKEHGKINYEEKIAKLEARLAILEEKLNKEDK from the coding sequence ATGAGTATTTTTAAATTAATCAAAGAAGATTTTTCTATGCCAAAACAAAAAGATCCTGCATATAGATCTTGGGTGGAATTAGTTTTTAACTATCCTGGTGTTTGGGCTGTGGTAAATTATCGCTTTGCGCATTTTTTTTACCAAAAAGGTTTTAAAAAAATAGCAAGGATTATTAGTGGAATTTCGCAGTTTCTTACCGGAGTTGATTTACACCCTGGGGCGCATTTGGGTAGAAGGATATTTATAGATCATGCAAGTGGTGTTGTGATTGGCGAGACTTCTATTATAGGTGATGATGTTTTGATTTATCAAGGTGTTACTTTAGGTGGAACGAGTTTAGATAAAAATACCAAAAGACACCCCACTATAGAAGATGGCGTGATCATAGGTTCTGGTGCTAAAATTTTAGGCAATATCACCATAGGTAAAAACGCCAAAATAGGCTCAAATGCAGTTGTATTAAAAGATGTTGAGGCAAATTTAACAGCTATTGGTATACCTGCCTATATCAAAGAACATGGTAAGATTAATTATGAAGAAAAAATTGCTAAATTAGAAGCAAGGCTTGCTATTTTAGAAGAAAAGCTAAATAAAGAGGATAAATGA
- the tmk gene encoding dTMP kinase, which produces MYIAFEGVDCVGKSTQIELLKKYFHNAFFTKEPGGSELGVYLRKILLESKIQFSKKAELLLFLADRANLIDIHLAQNKNKLIISDRSFISNIAYARCDFDQNILFELNSFATGGIFPQKIIFLHGSKELIAQRLSKKDLDSIEKRGIEYFLNIQKALEETLEFLKTKIDIKILKLDASLSIEILHEKIKEFIDD; this is translated from the coding sequence TTGTATATAGCTTTTGAAGGGGTTGATTGTGTAGGTAAAAGCACGCAAATAGAACTTTTAAAAAAATATTTTCATAATGCATTTTTTACCAAAGAACCAGGCGGAAGTGAACTTGGAGTGTATTTGAGAAAAATTTTATTAGAAAGTAAAATACAATTTTCTAAGAAGGCTGAGCTTTTGCTTTTTTTAGCAGATAGAGCAAATTTAATCGATATACATTTAGCGCAAAATAAAAACAAACTTATCATTTCAGATCGTAGTTTTATTTCTAATATAGCTTATGCAAGATGTGATTTTGATCAAAATATTTTATTTGAGTTAAACTCTTTTGCCACAGGTGGGATTTTTCCACAAAAGATTATATTTTTGCATGGCTCTAAAGAGCTTATTGCACAAAGACTTTCTAAAAAAGATCTAGATAGTATTGAAAAAAGAGGGATAGAGTATTTTTTAAACATACAAAAAGCTTTAGAAGAAACTTTAGAGTTTTTAAAAACTAAGATAGATATAAAAATTTTAAAATTAGATGCTTCTTTAAGTATTGAAATTTTACATGAAAAAATTAAGGAATTTATAGATGATTAA
- a CDS encoding UbiX family flavin prenyltransferase produces the protein MRKILVGISGASSCELGFLLLKHLKEKGQIYAIVSKNAKISYMKENSLLEKIDFLQYIKDKFELEHVIFLDNENIGQCVASGSFGVETTFITPCSINTLAKIACGINDSLLTRAAGVALKERKKLILGVREMPYSTLNLEQMAKLSSYGVIIAPPVMASYAKIDNLEKLYEFIVGKWLDLANIEHNLYQRWQ, from the coding sequence ATGAGAAAAATTTTAGTAGGTATTAGCGGAGCTAGTTCTTGTGAACTTGGTTTTTTATTATTAAAGCATTTAAAAGAAAAAGGACAAATTTATGCCATTGTGAGTAAAAATGCAAAAATAAGTTATATGAAAGAAAACTCTCTTTTAGAAAAGATAGATTTTTTACAATATATAAAAGATAAATTTGAACTTGAACATGTAATTTTTTTAGATAATGAAAATATTGGTCAATGTGTTGCAAGCGGATCTTTTGGCGTAGAAACGACTTTTATCACACCTTGCTCGATTAACACTTTAGCAAAAATTGCTTGTGGTATAAATGATAGTTTGCTTACAAGAGCTGCAGGAGTGGCTTTAAAAGAACGCAAAAAACTCATACTTGGAGTAAGGGAAATGCCTTATTCTACTTTAAATTTAGAGCAAATGGCTAAACTTTCTAGCTATGGAGTTATCATCGCTCCTCCTGTAATGGCAAGTTATGCTAAGATTGATAATTTAGAAAAACTATATGAATTTATCGTAGGAAAATGGCTTGATTTAGCAAATATTGAGCATAATTTATACCAAAGGTGGCAATGA
- the coaD gene encoding pantetheine-phosphate adenylyltransferase: MASCIYPGTFDPVTNGHLDVIIRASKLFEEVVIAIAKSESKRPMFSLEHREKMVKIATKDLKNVRIIAFDNLLVDLAKNLQINIIIRGLRAVSDFEYELQLGYANHMLWEDFETIYLMPNLKNSFISSSIVRSICVHNGDVSKLVPKEIIPLLKERDCI, translated from the coding sequence ATGGCTAGTTGTATATATCCAGGGACATTTGATCCTGTCACTAATGGACATTTAGATGTGATTATTCGAGCTAGTAAGTTGTTTGAAGAAGTAGTCATTGCCATAGCTAAAAGTGAGAGTAAGAGACCTATGTTTAGCTTAGAGCATAGAGAAAAAATGGTAAAAATTGCTACAAAAGACTTAAAAAATGTTAGAATTATAGCTTTTGATAACTTACTAGTAGATCTTGCTAAAAATTTGCAAATAAATATCATTATAAGAGGCTTAAGAGCGGTGAGTGATTTTGAGTATGAATTACAACTTGGTTATGCAAATCACATGCTTTGGGAAGATTTTGAAACTATATATCTTATGCCAAATTTAAAAAATTCTTTTATTTCAAGTTCCATAGTAAGATCTATTTGTGTGCATAATGGTGATGTGAGTAAGCTTGTGCCAAAAGAAATTATACCTTTATTAAAGGAGAGAGATTGTATATAG
- the hisS gene encoding histidine--tRNA ligase, with protein sequence MINALKGMKDLQDDQATLYEKVVKTCEEVAKNYGFTFINCPHLELTKLFKRSVGESSDIVGKEMYEFVDKAGNDVCLRPEGTAGVVRSYIEAKMDKAQSVKRWFYHGSMFRYERPQKGRLREFHQFGVESFGIASVYEDASIILMLNEIFRRLEIYTSLKINSLGCKECMGVYKEKLIAFLNSKEGFCEDCLRRKDLNPIRVLDCKNDHCQSLIENAPKLSENLCPCCKKDYEKLQKLLKENDVEFECDEKLVRGLDYYSKSAFEFVSDEIGAKAAIAGGGRYDRLIEYLDGKSGYGVGFAMGIERIMAILEQKQSVKSREGIYLCAMDEAYIDTIFKLANTLRKKHKVYLSYEAKKLAKHLNQADNANTKIFLCIGEDEIQKEEIFYKNLENKDTKNIKLANLENEL encoded by the coding sequence ATGATTAATGCTTTAAAGGGAATGAAAGATTTACAAGATGATCAAGCTACTCTTTATGAAAAAGTGGTAAAAACTTGTGAAGAAGTAGCTAAAAACTATGGTTTTACTTTTATTAATTGTCCGCATTTAGAACTTACTAAGCTTTTTAAAAGAAGTGTTGGAGAAAGCTCTGATATAGTTGGTAAAGAAATGTATGAATTTGTTGATAAAGCAGGCAATGATGTATGTTTAAGGCCTGAAGGGACAGCGGGGGTGGTAAGATCATATATAGAAGCTAAAATGGATAAGGCTCAAAGTGTTAAAAGATGGTTTTACCATGGTTCTATGTTTCGTTATGAAAGGCCACAAAAAGGAAGATTGCGTGAATTTCATCAATTTGGAGTAGAAAGCTTTGGTATAGCAAGTGTATATGAGGACGCGAGTATTATTTTAATGCTAAATGAAATTTTTAGACGTTTAGAAATTTATACAAGTTTGAAAATTAATTCTTTAGGTTGTAAAGAATGTATGGGTGTATATAAAGAAAAACTCATAGCTTTTTTAAATTCTAAAGAAGGTTTTTGCGAGGATTGTTTAAGAAGAAAAGACTTAAATCCTATTAGAGTGCTTGATTGTAAAAATGATCATTGTCAAAGTTTAATCGAAAATGCGCCAAAACTAAGTGAAAATTTATGTCCATGTTGTAAGAAAGATTATGAAAAATTACAAAAACTTTTAAAAGAAAATGATGTTGAGTTTGAGTGTGATGAGAAATTAGTGCGTGGGCTTGATTATTATTCTAAAAGTGCATTTGAGTTTGTTAGTGATGAAATCGGTGCAAAAGCTGCCATAGCAGGCGGTGGAAGATATGATAGATTGATTGAATACTTAGATGGTAAAAGTGGCTATGGTGTGGGTTTTGCTATGGGTATAGAAAGGATTATGGCTATTTTAGAGCAAAAACAAAGCGTAAAATCAAGAGAAGGAATTTATCTTTGTGCTATGGATGAAGCTTATATAGATACTATTTTTAAATTAGCAAATACTTTAAGAAAAAAACATAAAGTATATTTAAGCTATGAAGCAAAAAAACTTGCAAAGCATTTAAACCAAGCAGATAATGCTAATACTAAAATATTTTTGTGTATAGGTGAAGATGAGATACAAAAAGAAGAGATTTTTTATAAAAATTTGGAAAATAAAGATACTAAAAATATAAAATTAGCAAATTTGGAGAATGAGTTATGA
- the murG gene encoding undecaprenyldiphospho-muramoylpentapeptide beta-N-acetylglucosaminyltransferase, with protein sequence MIAITGGGTGGHLAIARCLLQSARKQGIECIYIGSENGQDRLWFENEDGFYKKYFLSSQGVVNKKGLAKVQSFLHIIKLARKTKQILKEHNIKAVFSVGGYSSAPGAFGALMANIPLLIHEQNSKTGSLNSLLKPFSKAFFTAFDDQINKANTFFCPYPINEIFSQKARVRKELKNIIFLGGSQGAKFINDLALENALYFKEKGINIIHQCGKNDYERCKKAYEDLNVNTDLFDFDKNIIDKISKADLAISRSGASSLFELSANLLPCIFIPYPYAAKNHQYFNALYLKERNLCEILTQEEKHKFLNLVENFSLEEKSLALQELKSENGADFMIEKAKQMGFI encoded by the coding sequence ATGATAGCAATTACAGGTGGAGGCACGGGAGGGCATTTAGCTATAGCTAGATGTTTATTGCAAAGTGCAAGAAAACAAGGCATAGAATGTATTTACATAGGAAGTGAAAATGGTCAAGATAGACTTTGGTTTGAAAATGAAGATGGTTTTTATAAAAAATATTTTCTAAGCTCTCAAGGCGTTGTTAATAAAAAAGGCTTAGCTAAGGTTCAATCGTTTTTGCATATTATAAAACTTGCAAGAAAAACAAAACAAATTTTAAAAGAACATAATATTAAAGCAGTTTTTAGTGTGGGTGGATATAGCAGTGCTCCAGGTGCTTTTGGTGCTTTAATGGCAAATATCCCGCTTTTAATCCATGAGCAAAACTCAAAAACGGGAAGTTTAAATTCACTTTTAAAGCCTTTTTCTAAAGCTTTTTTTACTGCTTTTGATGATCAAATTAATAAAGCAAATACTTTCTTTTGTCCTTATCCTATTAACGAGATTTTTTCTCAAAAAGCAAGAGTAAGAAAAGAATTAAAAAATATTATTTTTCTTGGCGGCTCTCAAGGGGCTAAATTTATAAACGATCTTGCTTTAGAAAATGCTTTATATTTTAAAGAAAAAGGCATAAATATCATTCACCAATGTGGTAAGAATGATTATGAAAGATGTAAAAAAGCTTATGAGGATTTAAATGTCAATACAGATCTTTTTGACTTTGATAAAAACATTATAGATAAAATTTCTAAAGCAGATTTAGCCATATCAAGATCAGGTGCAAGTAGTCTTTTTGAGCTTAGTGCAAATTTACTTCCTTGTATTTTCATACCTTATCCATATGCAGCTAAAAATCACCAGTATTTTAATGCTTTGTATTTAAAAGAGCGTAATTTATGTGAAATTTTAACCCAAGAAGAAAAACATAAATTTTTAAACTTAGTGGAAAATTTCTCACTAGAAGAAAAATCTTTAGCCTTGCAAGAATTAAAAAGTGAAAATGGTGCAGATTTTATGATAGAAAAAGCAAAACAAATGGGGTTTATTTAA